In the Nitrospirota bacterium genome, one interval contains:
- the galU gene encoding UTP--glucose-1-phosphate uridylyltransferase GalU, translated as MPKKTRSKIKKAVFPAAGLGTRFLPATKASPKEMLPIVDKPMIQYAVEEAQKCEINEFIMITGKSKRAIENHFDSAFELEETLKKKGKHAMLAEIKKLDHLHFAYIRQNAPLGLGHAIYCSKPFVNDEPFAVILSDDIIDPDDDLLGKMIKLYDQYQTPILALERMPGSEIHNYGVIAGREIKKNLYKVTGMVEKPKAADAPSDLAIIGRYILTADIFKYIEKVKPGKSGEIQLTDAINAMLKKKPVYGFLFEGKRYDAGDKVGFLTATVELGLKNPAVKNDFRKYLLSILPKIQKEKQ; from the coding sequence ATGCCTAAAAAAACCAGAAGCAAGATAAAAAAAGCTGTTTTTCCGGCTGCTGGCCTGGGAACAAGGTTTCTGCCTGCGACAAAAGCGTCTCCAAAAGAGATGCTTCCGATCGTTGATAAACCCATGATCCAATATGCGGTTGAAGAGGCTCAGAAATGCGAAATCAATGAATTCATAATGATTACCGGCAAATCAAAGAGGGCGATCGAAAACCACTTTGATTCCGCGTTTGAACTTGAGGAGACACTTAAAAAGAAGGGCAAGCACGCCATGCTTGCGGAGATCAAAAAGTTAGACCACCTTCATTTTGCTTATATAAGGCAGAACGCTCCGTTAGGGCTCGGCCATGCCATCTACTGTTCAAAACCTTTTGTAAATGATGAGCCGTTTGCAGTCATCCTGAGCGATGATATAATAGACCCTGACGATGACCTGCTTGGAAAGATGATAAAGCTTTACGATCAATACCAGACGCCGATACTGGCGCTGGAGAGGATGCCGGGATCAGAGATACATAATTACGGGGTAATAGCCGGCAGAGAGATAAAGAAGAACCTGTATAAGGTAACGGGCATGGTGGAAAAACCGAAAGCGGCTGACGCCCCGTCCGATCTCGCGATCATAGGAAGGTATATACTTACCGCCGACATCTTCAAATATATAGAAAAGGTCAAGCCCGGAAAAAGCGGAGAGATCCAGCTGACCGACGCGATAAACGCGATGCTGAAGAAGAAACCTGTTTACGGTTTCCTCTTTGAAGGCAAAAGATATGACGCCGGCGACAAGGTCGGATTTCTCACGGCCACGGTTGAGCTCGGCCTCAAGAACCCGGCTGTAAAAAACGATTTCAGAAAATATCTGTTGTCGATACTGCCCAAAATCCAAAAGGAGAAACAATGA
- a CDS encoding NAD-dependent epimerase/dehydratase family protein, which produces MKKSLFITGSSGFISGNFIQKLNLADFEQILCISRKESAVTDSLSKYGNFKFIKGDIFVPELYKEYLPSIDTVVHFAAVTGKAMPEEYFRTNLAATEALLKECVRCGVKNFLFVSSIAVKFPDISRYYYAQSKLKAEELVRKSGLNYSIVRPAIVIGKGSSILESFVKVAKMPLSLIFGNGKTKIQPIYTDDLSECFQHIINEDIFNNEIYELGGPEILTIDEFVTKIAGSYLGRAPKLIHFPLGLLVPVLSVLEKFIYSALPFNVGQLSSFRFDGTISENRVFSDMSLHMKNVDEMLALSAEKKTSADADKLKKECAVFSLYLICRNPDEYVTGKYKDAHIAGVVANDSGLKQFDSFLARAAGFHPILTKLADVYTSVFFKGSVLRKKLVLLLAIIESSAPASFYFDSAPRSARLAVLGRFLRSAIFFTLSLLVSFVIFSPFHLFYKATSGDKNEG; this is translated from the coding sequence ATGAAAAAATCATTATTTATTACCGGATCCAGTGGTTTTATATCGGGCAATTTCATTCAAAAACTTAACCTTGCTGATTTTGAGCAAATATTATGTATCAGCAGGAAAGAGAGCGCAGTTACAGATTCTCTTTCAAAATACGGTAATTTTAAGTTCATAAAAGGGGATATATTCGTCCCTGAACTCTACAAAGAATATCTTCCATCAATTGACACTGTAGTACATTTTGCCGCAGTTACAGGAAAGGCCATGCCGGAGGAATACTTCAGAACGAATTTAGCTGCAACAGAGGCACTTCTTAAGGAGTGTGTACGGTGCGGAGTTAAGAACTTTCTGTTTGTCAGCTCAATAGCTGTTAAATTCCCGGATATCTCCAGGTATTACTATGCGCAGTCAAAGCTTAAGGCAGAGGAGCTCGTTAGAAAAAGCGGGCTTAACTATTCGATAGTTAGGCCAGCAATAGTGATAGGAAAGGGCTCCTCTATATTAGAGAGTTTTGTGAAGGTTGCCAAGATGCCACTGTCACTTATATTCGGCAATGGAAAAACAAAGATACAGCCGATATATACAGACGATCTTTCAGAATGTTTTCAGCATATAATTAACGAGGATATATTCAATAATGAAATATATGAGCTCGGCGGCCCTGAGATACTGACCATTGATGAGTTTGTAACAAAGATAGCCGGTAGTTATCTGGGCAGGGCGCCAAAATTGATCCATTTCCCCTTAGGGCTTCTGGTACCGGTTCTTTCAGTGCTTGAGAAATTCATTTATTCAGCGCTGCCTTTTAATGTAGGCCAGCTCTCTTCTTTCCGTTTTGACGGCACTATCTCTGAAAACAGGGTGTTTTCTGACATGTCGCTTCATATGAAAAATGTTGATGAAATGCTTGCGCTGAGCGCTGAAAAAAAAACTTCTGCCGATGCAGATAAACTAAAAAAAGAATGCGCTGTATTCTCACTTTATCTTATATGCAGGAATCCTGATGAATATGTGACTGGCAAGTATAAAGATGCTCACATCGCGGGTGTTGTTGCTAATGACTCAGGGCTGAAGCAGTTTGACAGTTTTTTGGCAAGGGCGGCCGGCTTCCACCCGATACTTACAAAACTCGCAGACGTATACACAAGCGTTTTTTTTAAAGGTTCTGTCCTCAGGAAAAAACTGGTGCTTCTCCTTGCCATTATTGAAAGCAGCGCCCCGGCATCCTTCTATTTTGATTCAGCGCCGAGATCCGCCAGGCTCGCTGTCCTGGGCAGGTTCTTAAGGAGTGCGATATTTTTTACTCTCAGCCTGTTAGTATCTTTTGTAATATTCTCACCTTTTCATCTGTTTTACAAAGCAACTTCAGGAGATAAAAATGAAGGCTGA